The genomic DNA ccgcgtggttttatacatcttgccgctgattgggccgacatttccgacacacccaccaaacaagagaaaacgcttctaaaacctgttgcattccgttgcacaccgtttccaggaaacatgtcgttcaacccggaaaccgtagcaaaacgttgtgcaccggtgtgagattgaacgtgccccagaccttcagtattgaaggtctggctacgcgagactagctgaaccatagatatgtataaaggctagatggctcaaggcggagtcagctgtgtcgtcacttggcggccatcttaggtcAGTGCTGCCATAGTGCTGCTCCCTGCTGCTGTGGACGGAAGGTGAGTGACATACGCCAACTAAAATGCTCGTAACTTGCTGAATTCTTGACGGATTTACAAACGGGTTGGTGTATTACAAAccttattaacgtggctatgaTTTGTGCTGATGCCGATGTTTAAATTGTAGCTTCACGTTTTGAGAAACGCTTAACATTGCAGCGTAGCTGTGTGTTTCATGGCTGCCCTCTACTCTAAAGTGATACCACACAGTCGACATTTTCAATTATTAACAGGTTTCCTGAGACCAGTTTCTTGACAACCTAATCTTTTGTCTAAATGTAATTTTGTGGATGTGGTTGTATTTATTTGCTGGCTAGCAGTGAAGAGGTCGTAAGTGAGTCACCAAGCAATTGTAAATTGGTGGGAGAGGCAGGGTTAGTCTTTTGTTTCAACATAGCTTTGAGTTACACATGATTTCCAAGTGGTTTGGTTTCTTAAAAACATCTTTACATTTGGATTACTTTATTGGTTTTTTGTTTACAGAACTTCTGATTACGCTTGTGGAAAATGCCTGATTTTTGTGCTGCCTACGGCTGCACCAACGAACGGAGCCTCCAAACCAGAACGCGTGGGATCACCTTTCACAagtaagaaaacaaaatattatgACTATTATTAGGATACTTAGTAATACAAGTTCTGCTAGGAAAAGTGTAACTGACACAACATTACAAGATTGGCTACATATATAGGCATACATGCAGTACATAGAATCAAAatgataatatattttatactgTATTTTAGTCCATACCCTCAATGTTGAAGGAAATAAAGGTGCAAGGTTAACAATAATTTATATCTGACTACTATTTCTCCCATTTGTAAGGTTTCCCAAATGTAGCGAGCGCCGGAGACAGTGGGAGCGTGCCCTGAGAAGGGAAGGTTTTGTGGCTAATGACAGAACACTGCTCTGCAGTGAACACTTCAGAAATGAAGATTTCGACAGGACAGGGCAGACTTTCAGACTCAAAGCTGGAGCTGTTCCATCTGTCTTCAACTTCCCTGCTCATCTTCAGAGGGTACGTGTGTAATTGGCCAACTAGATTACAAGGTGTTAAAGATGGATGCATCGatatttaaatgtgatttaatGTTACACTTTCTGCAAGTTTAGCAATACATAAAGTGTATTACAGATCAATTGAATATTTAACTATTTTTTCAGCCGGTAGCACCAAGAAGCACAAACGCTTCAAGAAAAGCAGGAGAAAACCAGCCCATGTACCCCGAGAAGGATCAACCTCCACCTGATGTTGTGAGTATTTGTACACATGAGGAATGTCACTAACAAATacactaaccctaaccctaattaacttcattatatatatatatattttttttttttcaaagccACAGCCATCCACTAGAGAGAGGCAAAGGAGTCGGAAGAGGAAGGCCCCTGACCACCAATATGCAATGCCTTCCTCTCCAAAGGCTCTTAAGGCCAAACTTGATGCAGCCATGGCCACAGTGCGTAAAATGTGGCGGGAAAAGAGCAATGCCTTGGCAAGGGTAAGGAGGGCCAGGAAGAACATGAAGGCTCTTCTGGAGGAGCTGAAAGCTAAGAACCTCATCAATGAAGAGCTGAATGACAAGCTGGAATGCTACTcaggtaaaataaataatgactttaaatgttttgtcttttttatgttCTTTGTTAGACATAAAAATTACTATCaaataggggtgtcacgattctccaaatcctcaattcgattacattttcgattctaaggtcacgattcgatccgattctcgatttttacatattttttatatggcatataatttagacaaaaatgatatgccattatttattattattattataatactttaacattaacatgcacattgcacaactcgcataggggtttgtgggcttcacttaacgcaagagcttgtagagagaggattccttcttgcacgcacatggactatgcgcggttggcttaatggatcgggcggatgacgtgaccaaaaataatattttaattaaattcgggcgggtgccggatcgactgcttgttattagctctgtccttctaagcatgcgacatctctgtctttcatagtggcagcctcagaagttcaagaaaagaactgaaatgagacggtctagccttctgaggacccaaaatttgcgtcacctgctgcacacgcccccagtagcgcccaccgcgcctgtcagcagaaaacagcggagacatttctgacttattaaaataaatgtgtaagcagaaaaatattaatttattttagaacatatgacacattgatgtagattaatctattcaacagcatatcaaataatcaacctagaaatatacgcaacataaacagaataatattaacacaaaacataacttataatactaaaacagtgacaagaaaaagttttctaataaatacacacttttatttaataaagcttttaattgtttgggatatcctcggctgttaaggatacattcgttctatcattaaaagcgcggagaaatgaggatgcattttgacacagctcttatcaacgctggcgaaggaggaacgtggcaaactcaaaaaatgagaattaaaaaacaaaggaaatagaatgtcagaaagggttgcctggaatgaGTTTTACaacgtggtaaatcaggatgacaccagtgcaggctatgtaattcgtgcgtttaatttaggctatttatttatttagttttgtccCTGTGCGCCGATCGAAGATATTCAAGAGGTTTCTCTCGcagctgtcatcagcagcgtcttgcatcgcccagtcagcggatggcgggcgggtgcaGTTTTGAAAACTCGTCAGAAACGGTGGTGCGCATGGAtggtggacggatgatgagttttgttatgcggttgcggatgaaataacgatagtccatccgcgcatctctaacatggactaaatgcacatggacttaatgcgcgtgtcttggactcatattatctgaaataaatccagcataaaaGGCAGCTGcacttctctctgtctcacgtgcacgtgctcgcatctgtccgaagtctgaacataaactaaagtagtaatccttatgtatttgttcagttttatgcgtttcatgcaagctggggcaaactatccttttgtttaaaatataagttaacccgctgcatctttgcgcctccctcactatcgcgcacgtgcagagagctgcactCTGTctaaagtcagatcactggtaatcctgtttatgatatgcatttcaagaaGTTGTagcatccctcgtgtttaaaatatgatcgcgttccgctggacagatgtttttaaaaggcatctctgagagttttttcctcgcttggcaagccgaccggacgtgaaatgggggcgtggaagcatcgacgatcccattttttaattcgaagttcgaagctgtgaattaatttcgatcgatttcgatttaaaatcgaaatcgtgacacccttactaTCAAAGGAGACTTACTAAATCACTTTTTCTAATTACATTTCAGATCTTCCGGTTCACCTCCTGTCAAGACAGGGTGCAGAGTACACCCAGGCCCAGAGAGACTTTGCGCTCACTCTCCACCTGCATGGTCCTAAGGCGTATCACTACCTGAGAGACGACCTGAAAATTCACCTTCCACATCCCAGTTCCTTGAAAAGGTATTCTTCGTCTCTAATTTCAACTACAGTAACAACTTCAGCTACAAAAGCAATGTGACAGCACAGGATGACACAGAGTCCCTACCAGCTGATCAGTCTGCTGTTTAGTCCTACCGCATAGACACATCTACCAACCTGTCGGCTGTAGAAATGTCCTCTGCAGAAGGAGAAGATCTCCCTTCCCCGTTTGCAGACATTCCTGCCCTTGTACAAGACCACAGCTATCTTCCCAAGAAGTTTGATGGTCTTGTGGAAAATGTGCTTGTGTACATTTCAGGTAGAGTTAGACTTTATAGTAGATTTAGCCTATAACTAATTCATTTCCCCATGCTTATTAATTAAGAAAAGTCATAATGTGAATCCGTCCACCATTGATTTCAGGATTTGTGGTGCGACGCACACTAAAAAAGCTTTCCTGTGATGTCTGCCGGGCAAGCCTGTTGATGGATGCTGAATCTGCCAGTAAGGACCAGAGCTACCATCTGCTGACGCTGAAAAACAATGGAGGGCTTGTCATCCCATCAGCAGGCACAGTGAAGGTCGTCAGGGCAGCAGAGTGGGTTGTTCGGCAGGCAGTAGCAGATTCCAGGAGATCGCAACCCATCAAACTGCTGGAGGTCCTCTACATGGTGAGGAAGAGGATAGGTGGAGAGGATGTGTTTTTGCTCGGGGAGCACATCACTGACACGCGATATGGCATTGACAGTCACCACCATACACTCTTGACTCTGGTTGTGTCCCTCTTCTTCAAGCTAAGGCTGCACCACATTGCGAAAATGTCAACGCTTAGCTTGCAGAAAGACAGTGTGAGACAGAAGCTCACAAAAACTGTCCTTTTCAAAGGGCAGTAGCGCAAACTATTTGTGCACTTAAAGGATGGGTTTTCAACTGGTGGTCTGTTTAGTTTGCTACTCTTCTTTGATGTTTGCATGTGAATGAGTGgtgtatgagtgtgtgcgtgaatgggtgaatgtggggctttgtaaagcgctttgggcACCAAGACGGtgtagaaaagcgctatgtaaGTTCAGACCATTTAAGAGAGAGGAGGAGAGGGAGGGAGCTGTATTGATTATATTGTATTGATGGAAAGAGTTTTGTGTCCAATTGTgtcttaatgttttttttttgtatatttttttgtaagttttttCTAATTATGTGCCTTTGGAcctaagtaaaaaaaacaaaaaacaaagacccatctcttttctctttattttacAGAATGGCAACTTGAGACAgatttatattatacataaatttacacatgtatttaataatgttaatattagTAATAAACTAAATTGCACTATTTCATGTTTCATGTACCTTATAAATATTGACAtcattactgtgtgtgtgtttatgggtATACCTAGTACTTTACCTGTCTAGTCTGCTTAATATACTATTTTCTTAATAAACTCCGTGGCTATAATTTTTCACAAGTATGCAGTTAAATAGCCGCATCCCTGAAGTTTATGACACACCAagccgtttgaaaatcggttgAAAATTGAGCAAAATATAGTTATTTCAGCACTGCATGCACAATAGACTTTAATGTTATAACTAGACGAGCGGTcctgtcctaagatggccgccgTGTGACGTAGTCGGGTCCCATTGGCTCTCAGCGCCGGtaagccatctagcctttattcaccttatttttcacgacaacaagggcggcgccattGCGCTGattttgtcaacgttcttccggccgcagacgatgagcagctgaggcagtgactgaaggcgacgcgttaagcttaaaaagctcactcgagcgcctttatgtttctttcttaccaattttaagccaactgaggaacacccttatcccaagtaatggttcgactacgatgttccggtaactttaaaccacgccgggtgttgaaaaggtggccagtttcaggtaagctatcttagctaactttgtgctcgttcgcctaaagttagatttgtgaagtccgttctacaaatacacttaagatcagtaacgttagtttataaaatgcaactattttaatggttttaattgtccacctatatttttatatttacgatagtacaacgagatattatagtacattacattcttacagtagcccacgtgaGTCCCacaagttactgagatttcagatgctagtatgtcagttcatttctcattcagatattgataatgacctattaaacaacgtattatttaacactgaagttagaggttgtgtgtataatgttactgtctctttttaatgcatctctctcttacacactgttctgtttaagtatgtgtgccatttatatattaattctcatgatgcaagtttattttaaatactaacataaagctgtttatggttatattgttttcacagatgcattgatgtgtagtgatgcagtggacaactgtgaggatgatacaatcaacatgttcctaaactgtgatgcagaaacacaatgggaggatccatccgtctctgaccacaactacactttaaaatcacaactcaacctgaagtaacctacatctgatatgggaaaacaatggtgcagtttccctgacagggcttatcctggtcccaggctaaaatgcatatttgagctacaataatttaaaaacaccttttactgacatacctcaacatatataagtgccattgttttgtcacaagatgcgcaccagtcttgtttttttgtaaggtttgtttgtaaaaactaaaatgtcctaatataattaaatcctagtcctgtaaaccctgtcgAGAAACTGCTccaatgtgttgagctggcacaaatgtacatatctctgctgagaaacaaccatctttggttcagctttacagagggttgatattgcattcattacacagtcgccaagcactttaccagtacatacaccaacagcttccagataaacacttgggatcagctcctgatgactccgataaagctgtgtcttaatttattgcagggtggttTTGCTTTtcctgttgtaaagttacattaaaccttcatatgtgatcagatgtcatgcagtgatattaaacatttacagtgtgatcagatgttgtgcatttatattaaacatttacagtgtgatcagatgttgtgcatttatattaaacctttacaatgtgatcagatgttgtgcagttatattaaacctttactatgtgatcagctgttacctgtcatgcagttatattaaacatttactatgtgatcagatgtaacctgccatgcagttatataaacctttacagtgtgatcagatattatgtgtaaggaatttcttaaaccatatttgagctttgtagattccacttaaaaggatttaagtctgctgatttgaaggaataagtgttggcaagtttgcaaatgaattctatcatggtaccacataaaaacgaaatagttattggactggctaaggtgcacatttgctttaaaaaaagacgaaatcactgtgtcaatattggtagacatacatttaataattttcaatgctgctccatcaactcctgacaggacgaggtaattAAATATGTCCCAAATGTAGCAGAGCGGTCAGGTTGAAATATAATTTCTCTATTGGAAGATTATGAAATACCAACAAGGcccaaaaagggcacagcttTCGACTACGCCACCCCCAAATATACCGGGGGAACAGTCCAAAAAGGACACAGGTTCGTTACCTTAGGAGTGAGCAAGAGACAAGGGCACGagaataatgaaaaatatacaCCTTTATTTTATATTAGCTAAAAAAAGATTATCAAACACTGGTTTTCAGTCACTTATAAAATCAGCACAATACATACAAAACACTTAACATTGGCTGGGTCTCAACTCAAACAAGAGGAGATAACAACCCCCGGTTACACATGGAATCACCCCAACACCACGCACACACACGGCACACGTGTGAAAGGTATAGATTCAGCACAGcacacagtgtaaaaaaatcactcaaaaagaaaaatacaaaattatcTCCTCCCATCCAAAAGAATGACCCACCCCACACAATcgtcaaaacaaacaaatctacaaacaagaaaacaaaccCACAATTAGTTACACAACATAaaccaatattaaatataaatcacaaaacaaaaacaacaaaaactacTAAACACTGAcacaaatgaaaaagaaaattaaatagcCCACGTTCAAAAGAGGCAGTACCTTTACATATGCTGTGAGTCAAACGCCACCAGCGGACTTGATGGCACAAACTGACAGTAAACTCACCTATAGTAGTACTTACAAATCATCAAGCCAGCTCTGATGCACACGTGGAGGTTATAGTCTACCAATAAGAAACACAAGCCTTATAGGGTAGTAATAGTAAGACCCAGACTGATACCCGTGCAGGCATTGGAGAGAGATTTACAGGAAGTCTGGGCAATAACCTCAACTTATAATAGTTAGGCCCAGACTAATACACATGCAGGCGTTAAAGGTTTACAGGGAAACTGGGCAATAACCTCAACTTATAATAGTTAGGCCCAGACTAATACACATGCAGGCGTTAGAGATTTACAGGGAAACTGGGCAATAACCTCAACTTATAATAGTTAGGCCCAGACTAATACACCAGCAGGCGTTGAAGGTTTACATGAAAACTGGGCAATAACCTCAACTTATAATAGTTAGGCCCAGACTAATACACATGCAGGCGTTAAAGGTTTACAGGAAAACTGGGCCGTAACATCAGACTATAATAGTTAGGCCCAGACTGATGCACAGGCAGGCATTAAAGGTTTACAGAGAAACTGGGCCGTAACATCAGACT from Misgurnus anguillicaudatus chromosome 20, ASM2758022v2, whole genome shotgun sequence includes the following:
- the LOC129454705 gene encoding THAP domain-containing protein 6 isoform X2, which produces MPDFCAAYGCTNERSLQTRTRGITFHKFPKCSERRRQWERALRREGFVANDRTLLCSEHFRNEDFDRTGQTFRLKAGAVPSVFNFPAHLQRPVAPRSTNASRKAGENQPMYPEKDQPPPDVPSTRERQRSRKRKAPDHQYAMPSSPKALKAKLDAAMATVRKMWREKSNALARVRRARKNMKALLEELKAKNLINEELNDKLECYSDLPVHLLSRQGAEYTQAQRDFALTLHLHGPKAYHYLRDDLKIHLPHPSSLKRYSSSLISTTVTTSATKAM
- the LOC129454705 gene encoding THAP domain-containing protein 6 isoform X1 encodes the protein MPDFCAAYGCTNERSLQTRTRGITFHKFPKCSERRRQWERALRREGFVANDRTLLCSEHFRNEDFDRTGQTFRLKAGAVPSVFNFPAHLQRPVAPRSTNASRKAGENQPMYPEKDQPPPDVPQPSTRERQRSRKRKAPDHQYAMPSSPKALKAKLDAAMATVRKMWREKSNALARVRRARKNMKALLEELKAKNLINEELNDKLECYSDLPVHLLSRQGAEYTQAQRDFALTLHLHGPKAYHYLRDDLKIHLPHPSSLKRYSSSLISTTVTTSATKAM